The genomic window GAGGTGCTGGAGGAGGAGAGCGGCGCGATCGATCTCGTCGTCTCCGACGTGGTAATGCCGGAGATGGACGGCCCGACGCTGCTGAAGGCGATGCGGGAGAAGAACCCGGACATCAAATTCATCTTCGTTTCCGGCTACGCCGAGGATGCGTTCGAGAAGAGCCTCCCCGAGGGCCAGCAGTTCGACTTCCTGCCAAAACCGTTTACGCTCAGCCAGCTCGTGGCGGCGGTGAAGGAGACGATGACGAAGGCGGGGTGAGCGTTGTGCCCGAGAGATTGCACTGACGCGCGACAACCTCGGCCGTCGTCCTGGCGAAAGCCAGGACCCATACCGCGTGATCTCTCGGTTGCGCACGCTGCCAATCCCGAACGACCAGCTTTCGCCAAATTGCCTCTCGGGGTAATGGGTCCTGGCTTTCGCCAGGACGACATCGGGAGTGTATGCGCGCGACTGCTTCAACACCGTCATTGCGAGCCACCGGGTCCGCGCAAAGCGCGGCCCGATGACAGGCTCCGCGAAGCAGTCCAGACTGTCTCTTTGGAAAGAGCCTGGATTGCTTCGTCGCAAGGGCTCGTCGCAATGACGTGGTGGGAGAGCTGCGCTCGCAATGGCGAGGAAAAAGCGGAAATCCCGTCGCAAAGGCGCCGGTATCCCGCGACCTCGGTTCCCCGCGCGGCCAAACCCCCGCCAAATGCGGCCAAACCCCCGCCAAATATGGGATTTTGCCACATCCCCGCGACTGAGGGCCGCAGCAATAGGTTCCGAAATCGGCTTCACTTTTCGGGAAGTCTGCCCATCTTAAGCGCACGTCCCCATGCCGGGGATTTGGGAAACGCACATGACTTTCTCGCAACGCTCCCGCAGTCTCTTCAAGACCATTGCCGTCGTGCTGGCGCTTGCGCTGCCGACTGCACTGGCGATCTCGTCCGCTGACGCCCGCGTCGGCGGCGGCTTCTCGTCGGGTTCGCGCGGCTCGCGCACCTATTCGGCGCCGCCGTCGACCACGACTGCGCCTGGCTCGGCCTCGCAGTTCAACCGCACCTACACCCAGCCGGGCGCAGGCATGAATTCGGCCGCGACCGCGCCGGCGCGCGGCGGCCTGTTCGGCCGCGGCGGCGGCTTCCTGGGCGGCCTTGCGGCCGGCTTCCTCGGCGCCGGCCTGCTCGGCATGCTGTTCGGCGGCGGCCTGTTTGGCGGCCTCGGCGGCCTGTCCTCGATCCTGGGCCTGATCATTCAGATCGCGCTGGTGGTGCTCGTGGTGCGGCTGGCGATGTCCTGGTGGCAACGCCGCCACACGCCGCAGGCGGCCTATGCCAATGCTAATGCGGGCGCAGGTCAGGGACCGCAGCCGAACTATCGCAGTGGTCTTGGTGGCTTCGGCTTCGGCGCCAACAGCGCGCCGCTCGAGATCAAGCCCGACGACTATGAGGCGTTCGAGCGCCTGCTCGGCGAAATCCAGACCGCCTGGTCGAACGAGGACGTGGCCAAGCTGCACACGCTCGCGACGCCGGAGATGGTCTCCTATTTCGAGCAGGATCTGGCCCAGAACCGTTCGCGCAACGTCGTCAACAAGGTGACCAACGTCAAGCTGTTGCAGGGCGACCTCGCGGAAGCCTGGCGTGAAGGCGAGACCGACTACGCCACGGTGGCGCTGCGCTTCGGGCTCATCGACAAGACGGTCGACCGCAACACCGGCGCAGTCGTTGCCGGTAGCGAGCAGCCGGGCGAGGCGACCGAGATCTGGACGTTCGCCCGCCGGCCGAGCACCGGCTGGGAATTGTCGGCGATCCAGCAGACCAACTGATCGCTTGCGACACGAGGAACCAAGGCGTCGTGCTCCCGCACGGCGCCTTTTTCTTTTGGGCGCCTCTTCTTTTGGGTACCCCGCATCGCCGCATCGGAATAAGCGGGCGTGCGTTGGGTTGAAATCAGGCGGCCAACGACAAGCACAACCGGAGGACAACATGATCCGCACCGAGAGATCCGTGACGATTTCAGGCCTCGCGCTCGCAATGGCCTTGCTTGCGGCGCCATCGGCGCAGGCGCAATCGGCCGACATGACATTCTTCGTGACGTCCAACGGCCCCGGCAAGGGTGCCGATCTCGGCGGCCTCGAGGGAGCCGACGCGCAATGCCAGAAGCTTGCACAAGCCGCGGGCGCCGGCACCAAGACCTGGCGCGCCTATCTCTCGACACAGGCGGCGGACGGCAAGCCGGCGGTCAACGCCCGGGATCGCATCGGCAAGGGACCGTGGCAGAACGCCAAGGGCGCGGTGATCGCCAGGGATGTTGCCGACCTGCACGGCGCGGCCAACAACCTCACCAAGCAGACCGCGCTCAGCGAGAAGGGCGAGGGGATCAATGGTGTTGGCGACCAGCCAAACCGGCATGACGTGCTCACGGGATCGCAACCAGACGGCACCGCGTTTGCCGGTCCGGACGATCGCACCTGCAAGAACTGGACATCGAGCACGCAAGGCGCCGCAATGGTCGGCCATCTCGATCGACGGGGTCTGCGCGACGACGAGCCTTCGAAATCTTGGAACAGCTCTCACCCCTCGCGCGGTCCCGACGGCGGCTGTTCGCAGGCCGATCTGAAGAGCACAGGCGGCGACGGCCTGCTGTATTGTTTCGCGGCGAATTGAGGCGCGAGCTGTCTCTTCCATCATTGCGAGGAGCGTAGCGACAAAATTGCGAAGCAATTTTGCGCTGAAGCGACGAAGCAATCCAGAATCTCTCCGCGGAGACAGTCTGGATTGCTTCGTCGCAAGGGCTCCTCGCAATGACGGAGTGTGTGGTACCGCCGCTCCGTCTCACTCCGACGGAACTTTCGGCTACGTGTTACATTGGTCCCGTCGCCCGCAACGCTCACGGACTCCTCCCATGAAATACGAGCTCTATTACTGGCCCGAGATCCAGGGCCGCGGCGAATATGTGCGGCTGGCGCTGGAGGAAGCGGGCGCCGCCTACGTCGATGTCGCGCGCGGACAGCGCGGGACAGCTGCGATGATAAAGATGATGGACGCGCATGGGGGCACGCCGCCCTTCGCCCCGCCATTCCTGAAGGCGGGCAAGCTCGTCATCGGCCAGACCGCCAACATCCTGCTCTATCTCGGCGCCCGCCATGGTCTTGCGCCGAAGACCGAAGGCGGCAGGCTTTGGGTGCACCAGCTCCAGCTCACCATCACCGACCTCGTCGTCGAGATCCACGACACCCATCACCCGCTCGGGCCCTCGCTCTATTACGAGGACCAGAAGCCGCCGGCGAAGAAGCGCACCGCCGATTTCTGGAGCGAGCGCGTGCCGAAATATCTCGGCTATTTCGAGCAGCTTCTCACCGAGAGTGGCGGCACCTATGTCACGGGACGCAGACTGACCTATGTCGATCTCTCGCTGTTCCAGATCGTCGCGGGGCTCCGCTATGCCTTCCCCAAGCGCATGAAGGCGTTCGAGACAGATATCCCGGGCCTCGTCGGCCTGCACGACCGCATCGCCGCACGGCCCAACATCAAGGCCTATCTCGACAGCGACCGCCGCATTGCCTTCAACGAGCAGGGCATCTTCCGCCGCTATCGCGAACTGGATGCTTAGCCGGCTCAGACGGGAGAGTGATCTGCCCTCACCAAACGCCCGGCACCAGGCGGTAGCGCACCCGCGCCGCATAGTCGGCATAGCCTGGAAGGCCCTCGCGCAAGGTGCGCTCCTCGATAGGGATGCGGACCGCGAACAAGGCAATGAAGAGCGGTATCATCGCAAGTCCCCACCACGACCCAAGCAACAACGGCACGCCGGTGAAGAACAGGACCATGCCGCTGTACATGGGATGGCGGACATAGGCGTAGGGACCGGTCAAGATCACGTGCTGCGCGCGCTCGGTTTGCAGCTTCACCACGGGCGCGGCGAACGAGTTCTCGCGGAAGACCCACATCGTGAACAGTGTCGAGGCCAGGAACAGCACGAGGCCGAGGACCTGGAACGCAACCGGCATCTCGGAGGATTGAATGCGCCGGTCGAGGCCCATCGCGCACAGCCAGGCCAGCATCGCCACGACAAAGACCGTCATGAACATTTTGTCGGCGGCGGGCTGATCCCGTTGCAGGACCGGCCGCAGACGTTCGGCGAGCAGAGCCGGATCGATCCGGTAGAGCCACCAGCCGCAGAGCGGACCGAGCAGGGCGGAGGTGGCGAGGAGCACCCAGGCCGAAGGCCAGTGCAGCGTTCCAGCGGACGCGAACAGCAACGCGCCCATGCCGACGACGAAGATCGTGTTCTGCAACAGGAGGCGTGCGATCATGCGCAGAGTCCCGGGATGACCGCGCACGACAGTGGTCCTGCTATCCGGCAAAGATGCGGCCGGATGCGCAAAAGGCCCGATCGACCGGATCGGGCGCTTCAGCTTTGGCAAGCCTGATCAGGCGAGCTGATCGATCCGCGTGCCCTGACCCGGGGGCAGCGGCGCGGGCGGCTGCGGCTTATAGGTCGGATCGTCGTCGTTGACCTTGGCCTGATCGTCCTGCTGCTTGGTCGTGTCGTAGCTCGGAACCACGATCGCGATCGGCGGCGGCGCAACGGTGGAAACCTTCATCCGCAAATCCTCACACATGGAAACAATTGAGCCTGCCCCGCGAGGAGCGAAGTTTCCTTCAAGGCAATCGTTAAAATGCGAGGGAATTGGCGCGGTGGGATTGGGCTGCCTTTAGCTTCCGCGCGTGCAAGTCTTAAGAGAATCGCGGCTCTCTCCACGTCATTGCAAGGAGCTCGCGACAAAATTGCGTAGCAATTTTGCGCTGATGCGACGAAGCAATCCAGTCTGTCTCCGCGCAAAGATCCTGGATTGCTTCGCTGCGCTCGCAATGACGGAATTCGTGGTGGGCGGCATCGCGACACGCGCGCCGCCACCCTGCGGAAAGCGGGGAGCCCCGCGCCTATTCGTCCTTGCCGCGCGTGATCGCGATGGACGCATCCGCCTTTGTGCGGGTGCATTCCATGTTGAGCCGGCGGTAGCGCATGTTGATCTTGTCGCCGCGCAGGAGGCCCATACGCTTCAGGCAACGTGTCGCGCCCGACGTGGTGTCGTCCTTCGTCACGGTGAAAACGATCGCGGCCATCGACCCCACCAGCGCATAGAACTCCGGCTTGGGCTTGCGATCGCCCTTGGCATAGAGCTCGATGGAATATTTGTCGCCACGGCAGCCGACGGACAGCTCCTTGGCCGCCGGGTGTGTCAAATACACGATGTTGGCGGCCCGGAAATTCACCTTGAGCCGATCGATCTGGTTCGCCAGCTCCTTGGCGCTGTCGTCGCAGCGGTCGGCGCGCGCGGGGGAGGTGAGGGCCACAAGGCCGGTGATGGCGGCGGCGACCAGGATCGCGCCGCGGACGTTCAAGTTCAATGTCATGATGAAAAGCCCCTTAGGGCGCGCATTCAAGCGTCGGCAGACGCGAAGCGCAAGGGTGGGAACGGGCCTTTCCACGTGCTGTGCCAATGCCTTCCCGAGCCCTAGCCACCCTCTCCCATGCGCTCCGGTCCCTTTCTTTTCTGCCGGAAATGGGCTTAGAACGCTTCTACGCAGCGGGCCCGCGCGAGGCCCCAAAACCCCGAGATCGACCCCATGAACGCTCCCACCGCCTTTCCCGACCAGTCAAAGCCTGTTCCGCCCTACAAGCACACTCCGCTGTTCCCGCTGGGCAAGGACGAGACGCCTTACAAGAAGATTTCGTCCGAGGGTGTCAGGGTCGAGAAGGTCCTGGGCAAGGACATGCTGGTGGTGTCGCGCGAGGCGCTGCGGGCGCTGTCGGAGGCGGCTTTCGGCGACATCAACCATTACCTGCGGCCTGGCCATCTGAAGCAGCTTCGCGCGATCCTCGAGGATGGTGAGGCGAGCCCGAACGACAAGTTCGTTGCGCTCGACTTTTTGAAGAACGCCAACATCGCCGCCGGCGGCGTGTTGCCGATGTGTCAGGACACCGGCACTGCGATCATCATGGGCAAGAAGGGCTGCAACGTCATCACCGATGGTGACGACGAGGCGGCGCTGTCGGAGGGCGCGCGCGATGCCTATCTGCGCCGCAATCTGCGCTACTCGCAGGTCGCGCCGCTCTCGATGTACGAGGAGAAGAACACCGCCAACAACATGCCGGCGCAATGCGAGATCTACGCCGAAGGCGACGACGCCTACAAGCTCATGTTCATGGCGAAGGGCGGCGGCTCCGCCAACAAGAGCTTTCTGTTCCAGGCGACGCCTTCCGTCCTGACCAAGGACCGGCTCCTCGCGTTTCTTAAGGAGAAA from Bradyrhizobium zhanjiangense includes these protein-coding regions:
- a CDS encoding glutathione S-transferase; this encodes MKYELYYWPEIQGRGEYVRLALEEAGAAYVDVARGQRGTAAMIKMMDAHGGTPPFAPPFLKAGKLVIGQTANILLYLGARHGLAPKTEGGRLWVHQLQLTITDLVVEIHDTHHPLGPSLYYEDQKPPAKKRTADFWSERVPKYLGYFEQLLTESGGTYVTGRRLTYVDLSLFQIVAGLRYAFPKRMKAFETDIPGLVGLHDRIAARPNIKAYLDSDRRIAFNEQGIFRRYRELDA
- a CDS encoding methyltransferase family protein, which encodes MIARLLLQNTIFVVGMGALLFASAGTLHWPSAWVLLATSALLGPLCGWWLYRIDPALLAERLRPVLQRDQPAADKMFMTVFVVAMLAWLCAMGLDRRIQSSEMPVAFQVLGLVLFLASTLFTMWVFRENSFAAPVVKLQTERAQHVILTGPYAYVRHPMYSGMVLFFTGVPLLLGSWWGLAMIPLFIALFAVRIPIEERTLREGLPGYADYAARVRYRLVPGVW
- a CDS encoding Tim44 domain-containing protein; the protein is MPGIWETHMTFSQRSRSLFKTIAVVLALALPTALAISSADARVGGGFSSGSRGSRTYSAPPSTTTAPGSASQFNRTYTQPGAGMNSAATAPARGGLFGRGGGFLGGLAAGFLGAGLLGMLFGGGLFGGLGGLSSILGLIIQIALVVLVVRLAMSWWQRRHTPQAAYANANAGAGQGPQPNYRSGLGGFGFGANSAPLEIKPDDYEAFERLLGEIQTAWSNEDVAKLHTLATPEMVSYFEQDLAQNRSRNVVNKVTNVKLLQGDLAEAWREGETDYATVALRFGLIDKTVDRNTGAVVAGSEQPGEATEIWTFARRPSTGWELSAIQQTN
- a CDS encoding lectin gives rise to the protein MIRTERSVTISGLALAMALLAAPSAQAQSADMTFFVTSNGPGKGADLGGLEGADAQCQKLAQAAGAGTKTWRAYLSTQAADGKPAVNARDRIGKGPWQNAKGAVIARDVADLHGAANNLTKQTALSEKGEGINGVGDQPNRHDVLTGSQPDGTAFAGPDDRTCKNWTSSTQGAAMVGHLDRRGLRDDEPSKSWNSSHPSRGPDGGCSQADLKSTGGDGLLYCFAAN